The following proteins come from a genomic window of Triticum aestivum cultivar Chinese Spring chromosome 6A, IWGSC CS RefSeq v2.1, whole genome shotgun sequence:
- the LOC123128234 gene encoding uncharacterized protein isoform X2 produces MAAADPNWMMLDRFVFRRDDAESFLDEDAAPFTIEGDFSPDDMFSIAFRIAKPPVTSRMYLKWKCGPKAGPGCIPVAAHRGVLLLRFTPEPGKLGFVEHFFICRSRYDPLDSSPFALERIPFCATIWHDEDGTEIAMRRLFGDDTVGVLSRDEDFAIAQLVVRRPLVKADKMESDLCVLRSKSNTDHTWEIEEGLPILYEADEICDLKAWSTHRVIPFNEYLCWVNYGIGGVLFCEVFEERPKISYLRLPIHNRRLRQRRVLDRKCSVCLTKGYFGAHELAFVDVDREDGYLVGPLSPKTGFTIAYHVLRKTGCSGMKWDLVFFLTSAELWDLNKSLPREALTFPHVSMDEPNVVHFLLSQPVSHKFVKVSVVSIDMIRRKVLSVVPYIEENDIHGKDSQMVLGASSYLQSFLPSELPKFIDPACKHVLDSPTAAAASRPTASSQVNIKTEEITDDCPAFNTRSRKKRVI; encoded by the exons ATGGCCGCCGCCGACCCGAACTGGATGATGCTCGATCGTTTCGTCTTCCGCAGGGATGACGCCGAGTCCTTCCTGGACGAGGACGCCGCCCCCTTCACGATTGAAGGCGACTTCTCACCGGACGACATGTTCTCCATCGCCTTCCGCATCGCCAAGCCTCCGGTAACCTCCCGCATGTACCTCAAATGGAAGTGCGGCCCTAAGGCAGGCCCCGGGTGCATTCCCGTGGCAGCGCACCGTGGTGTTCTTCTACTCAGGTTCACCCCTGAGCCGGGGAAGCTCGGCTTTGTGGAGCACTTCTTCATCTGCAGAAGTCGGTATGACCCGCTTGACAGCTCGCCCTTTGCACTAGAGCGAATTCCTTTCTGCGCCACGATATGGCATGACGAGGACGGGACAGAGATAGCTATGCGACGACTGTTTGGGGATGACACCGTTGGCGTATTGTCCCGTGATGAAGATTTTGCCATAGCGCAGCTCGTCGTACGCAGGCCCTTGGTGAAGGCTGATAAGATGGAATCGGATCTGTGTGTGCTCCGATCCAAGTCAAATACCGATCATACATGGGAGATTGAGGAGGGGCTTCCTATCCTCTACGAAGCGGATGAAATCTGTGACTTGAAAGCTTGGAGTACCCATAGAGTCATCCCCTTCAACGAATACTTATGCTGGGTTAACTATGGTATAGGAGGTGTCTTATTCTGCGAGGTATTTGAAGAAAGGCCCAAGATTTCGTACCTGAGGTTGCCCATACATAACCGCCGCCTAAGGCAACGCCGTGTACTTGACAGAAAGTGCAGCGTGTGCTTGACGAAAGGCTACTTTGGCGCCCATGAGCTAGCGTTTGTTGATGTTGATCGCGAGGATGGTTACCTTGTCGGCCCACTGAGCCCTAAAACTGGTTTTACTATTGCTTACCATGTTCTAAGGAAAACAGGCTGTAGTGGCATGAAGTGGGATCTGGTCTTTTTCCTCACATCTGCTGAACTGTGGGATCTCAACAAATCTCTGCCACGCGAAGCTCTGACATTTCCTCATGTAAGTATGGATGAGCCTAATGTGGTACACTTTCTGTTGTCTCAGCCAGTGTCGCATAAGTTTGTGAAGGTTTCAGTGGTTTCCATCGACATGATTAGACGCAAAGTGCTCTCAGTAGTTCCATATATTGAAGAGAACGATATCCATGGAAAAGACTCCCAGATGGTCTTGGGAGCGTCCAGTTATCTCCAGTCCTTTCTTCCCTCCGAACTTCCGAAGTTCATTGATCCCGCCTG CAAGCATGTCTTGGATTCTCCTACGGCTGCGGCTGCTTCTCGTCCTACTGCTTCATCACAAGTGAACATCAAAACTGAAGAAATAACAGATGATTGTCCTGCATTTAATACTAGGAGTAGGAAAAAAAGAGTTATCTGA
- the LOC123128234 gene encoding uncharacterized protein isoform X1 yields the protein MAAADPNWMMLDRFVFRRDDAESFLDEDAAPFTIEGDFSPDDMFSIAFRIAKPPVTSRMYLKWKCGPKAGPGCIPVAAHRGVLLLRFTPEPGKLGFVEHFFICRSRYDPLDSSPFALERIPFCATIWHDEDGTEIAMRRLFGDDTVGVLSRDEDFAIAQLVVRRPLVKADKMESDLCVLRSKSNTDHTWEIEEGLPILYEADEICDLKAWSTHRVIPFNEYLCWVNYGIGGVLFCEVFEERPKISYLRLPIHNRRLRQRRVLDRKCSVCLTKGYFGAHELAFVDVDREDGYLVGPLSPKTGFTIAYHVLRKTGCSGMKWDLVFFLTSAELWDLNKSLPREALTFPHVSMDEPNVVHFLLSQPVSHKFVKVSVVSIDMIRRKVLSVVPYIEENDIHGKDSQMVLGASSYLQSFLPSELPKFIDPACSPFFPCSKHVLDSPTAAAASRPTASSQVNIKTEEITDDCPAFNTRSRKKRVI from the exons ATGGCCGCCGCCGACCCGAACTGGATGATGCTCGATCGTTTCGTCTTCCGCAGGGATGACGCCGAGTCCTTCCTGGACGAGGACGCCGCCCCCTTCACGATTGAAGGCGACTTCTCACCGGACGACATGTTCTCCATCGCCTTCCGCATCGCCAAGCCTCCGGTAACCTCCCGCATGTACCTCAAATGGAAGTGCGGCCCTAAGGCAGGCCCCGGGTGCATTCCCGTGGCAGCGCACCGTGGTGTTCTTCTACTCAGGTTCACCCCTGAGCCGGGGAAGCTCGGCTTTGTGGAGCACTTCTTCATCTGCAGAAGTCGGTATGACCCGCTTGACAGCTCGCCCTTTGCACTAGAGCGAATTCCTTTCTGCGCCACGATATGGCATGACGAGGACGGGACAGAGATAGCTATGCGACGACTGTTTGGGGATGACACCGTTGGCGTATTGTCCCGTGATGAAGATTTTGCCATAGCGCAGCTCGTCGTACGCAGGCCCTTGGTGAAGGCTGATAAGATGGAATCGGATCTGTGTGTGCTCCGATCCAAGTCAAATACCGATCATACATGGGAGATTGAGGAGGGGCTTCCTATCCTCTACGAAGCGGATGAAATCTGTGACTTGAAAGCTTGGAGTACCCATAGAGTCATCCCCTTCAACGAATACTTATGCTGGGTTAACTATGGTATAGGAGGTGTCTTATTCTGCGAGGTATTTGAAGAAAGGCCCAAGATTTCGTACCTGAGGTTGCCCATACATAACCGCCGCCTAAGGCAACGCCGTGTACTTGACAGAAAGTGCAGCGTGTGCTTGACGAAAGGCTACTTTGGCGCCCATGAGCTAGCGTTTGTTGATGTTGATCGCGAGGATGGTTACCTTGTCGGCCCACTGAGCCCTAAAACTGGTTTTACTATTGCTTACCATGTTCTAAGGAAAACAGGCTGTAGTGGCATGAAGTGGGATCTGGTCTTTTTCCTCACATCTGCTGAACTGTGGGATCTCAACAAATCTCTGCCACGCGAAGCTCTGACATTTCCTCATGTAAGTATGGATGAGCCTAATGTGGTACACTTTCTGTTGTCTCAGCCAGTGTCGCATAAGTTTGTGAAGGTTTCAGTGGTTTCCATCGACATGATTAGACGCAAAGTGCTCTCAGTAGTTCCATATATTGAAGAGAACGATATCCATGGAAAAGACTCCCAGATGGTCTTGGGAGCGTCCAGTTATCTCCAGTCCTTTCTTCCCTCCGAACTTCCGAAGTTCATTGATCCCGCCTG TTCGCCTTTTTTTCCCTGCAGCAAGCATGTCTTGGATTCTCCTACGGCTGCGGCTGCTTCTCGTCCTACTGCTTCATCACAAGTGAACATCAAAACTGAAGAAATAACAGATGATTGTCCTGCATTTAATACTAGGAGTAGGAAAAAAAGAGTTATCTGA